In Anabaena sphaerica FACHB-251, the DNA window TAATAAGGAACTAGAAACCAAACCTGCATCCATACCCGTTTTTTGAACAATAAAATCAAAGGGTAAAGCATCAACAGCTAAAGTATCTATTACCTGTTGTAATTCTGGTTCTAGATTAGGTTTCGGTAAAGGAGCAGATTTAGCTATTGGTGTTTCTATATCTATTTGGGGAATTGCTCCCAACATCGTTAATAATTCACTCAATTGTTGATTTATTAAACCTGCACCTTGACTAATTAATTTTAAACAACCTTGAGATGGTTGGTCATCTACTCTTCCCGGTAAAGCGTAAACATCTCTACAAAATTCATTAGCATGATTCGCTGTTATTAAAGCACCAGATTTTATTCCTGCTTCCATCACTAATACCGCACGACTTAAACCAGCAATAATGCGATTTCGACGGGGAAAATGGGTGCGGTTGGGTGCAGTTTTTGCAGGATATTCACTAATTACTATCCCAGATGACAAAATCTGTTTATACAAATCTCGGTTTTTCTGGGGATAAATGACATCTACACCTGTTCCCACAACCGCTATTGTTCTTCCTCCAGCTTTCATCGCTGCTGAATGACTTTCTGTGTCTATTCCTTCGGCCATACCCGAAACAACAGTAAAACCATTTTTTGCTAAAGCGGTGCTAATTTGACGAGTCCATTTAATTCCATATTCTGTAGGTTGACGAGTTCCCACAATTCCTACTAAGGGTTTTTGTGCTGCATTTTCTTGTAAATCAACTTCACCACGATAATATAAAAGTGGTGGAGGACTAGGAATTTCTCGTAATAATTGGGGATATTCTGGGTCTGCTGGTGTCCAGAAATTGGGGTTTATTTGTTGATGTTGAATAAGTAGTTGTTCTGGGTTTAATCTGCTTCTTTGTTGGACGACTTTTTCTAAAGTTTGAAATCCAAAACCCTCAACTTTTCGCAATTCCCCTGGACTAGCTTTCCAAGCAGTTTCTAAATTACCAAAATGCTGTTGTAATCGTTGCAATAATATTGGACCAATTCCAGAAATTTGCGCCCAAGCGACCCAATATGCAGATTCTGATTTCATATCAATATTTTCAACTATCTAATCTATATACAGCACTTCCCGGTGTTATGAGGTACAAGAACCCCACCCCCCAACCCCCTCATCGCTTGCGGGGAGGGGGCTAAGATGTACTTCATCAGAGCGGAAACTGCTGTAAATAATCAAGTGATACTTATTTATTCTACCGCCCACTGATCATCACTTGCACTCAAATATATTAAAGTTTACTCTATACCTAAGTAACAAAAAATGCCGTATCTCTATCCTGTATGGAAAATATTTTAATTTAATGTATATAAAAGGGGTTGACATTAAGTGATATTACTGTGGATAACTTTTGCAAGTATTTATATTTTAAACTATGTGTGAAAATTATTAATTAAGGTGTGACAGTGGAATATAACTTTAATTCGATTTGGGACACTTTAAAAAACTTTTTCCCTCCAACAGCAGTTATCGTGCTAGGGATTAATCTTTATTATACAAGGTTACAGAAGCGAAAAGAACTAAGGAATATTGCTTTTTCCATGTATCAAGAATTTTATGCACGTAGTCAAACACTAAATAAATTGATTCTACAGGAAAATACGACAATCACTCTTTATCCTGAACAGTTTAATAGTTATACTGAAAAAATATATACAGAAAAAGACTTGTACTTTATCCATAGAAAAGAAATTTCCTCTTTTGATAAGGAATTATTTGATAGTATTGTAAGATTTTATATTTATTTAGAAGATGCTAAAAAAGAATTAAAGGCAGCGTTTAAATACTCGCGTGGGATTAATATGTCTTCAATTAAAACCCCGGATAAATATGAAGGTAAAATACATAATTCTTTAGTAGATAAGTTGAAAATAGCACAGCGTGAAGTACAAAATTTGCAAATACTTCTTATAAAAAACTTTCATTTCTCTGAAGATGACCTTGTTAAAGTGGATGATAAGAGAAACTTAAAAAGTATTACAGCTTCTGTGTATCAAGATTTGCTCGAACGGAATGAATTACTAGAACAAGGAATATTAGAGTTACAACAGATATTAAATGCTGAAATAACACGAAATCCTAAAATATTTACTAACTCTGTATATCAAGAAAAAAATATATATTTTACATATAGAGAAGAAATTTTAGATTTTGATAAAAATTTATTTAATACATTAGAACTAGCTTATAAATGTCTTGAAAATGCTGAAAAAGAACGTAATATAGCACTTAGTAAGTCTGGAAATACAAAAGAAATATTTCAGCCTGTATTAAAAAATCTGGAAATTGCTCAAAGTGAAGTAAAAAAATCATTAACCTTGTTCACAAAGATAGAAAACAAGGAGGAAGGGTAAATCAATCACTATTAGACATCTCCGGTAATTAAATGTGCGTGGTTTGAAACCCTTGTAGAGACGTTCCGCCGGAACGTCTCTACCATATTTCTGGAGAGGTCTATTGATAAACCATTCACAAATTCATATGAGATTTTTTAAATCTGTATGTTATCAGCTTTGAATCTTTGCTAATCTTTGATTTTCCAAATAATCAAATACAGATTTATCACCAATATCAGCGGGAATATTTTGTACTGTTTTCCGCAACGCAAAGATTAAAAAGAAAATCGCCCAAATTCCTAATAAAACCTGTTCTGCTTGAGTTGATAAAATCCCTGTTAAATGTCCTAATAAAAGTAAGGGAACCAGGGGAGTTAAGATTTTAGTTTCTAAACGATGAAAGCAAAAACCTTCTTTAAAGAAAATACCTGTTAAAGCAGCAAAAGTAAAACCGACACCAAATAAAGTTAGAGGTTGGTTATAAACAGTCATTGCAAAAGCTTGACTGTCAAAATGTCCAAAAATAAAAGCAGAAATACTGCCAATTATCCAGAAAAGCTGGAGAATTTGGTGCAGTAATTTCATATAGATGTGAATAGTTAATAAACTCACACCCAAAGCTAAACTAAAACAGGTGTAAAGAGGAGTAATAGCTTGAATAGCAGCAGGTTCGTGAGGATAAAATAAAGCTAAACCGCTACCAATAGCAAAACTAATTGCAGCTATCATTAAACTTGTACGATAAATGATAACACCTGTGCGATCGCTCTTCGTAATTGTAAAATCGCCAAACTGTCCTTGATAGACTTCTGGTGTCGATAATGTTTGTGTAGTCATATTCAATAATGGATCATATTTTTAACAGGCTTCTATAGCTATTCTATCTCATACCCTTCCTCTTAACCCTCTTTTTGAACGAGAGATATAATTTGTTTCCAAGTATCCCAAATTAATATCAAGCAGCATAGAATTAAATTTCAAGGACGACTACCGCAGAGAAAGACAGATGAATTCATAAATTTGTAATTTTTATACATTAATATCACCATCTAATTTCTTGTCTTTCTTTGCGTCTTTGCGCGAAACTGAGCTTTAAGCAAATACTTCTAATTCTCATAGTATAAATTAGCAAGATTGTAAAAACAAGACTTGTAACCCATCCTGCCAATTAACTTGCAATTGTATCTGTGCATTACCGCCATTGATAGCAATTTCTACCCAACCGTGACTACCAACTAAAGCTAAAGCTTCCCCAACTTGCACATCACTGTAAGCTGCACATCCTGGTATAGTTAAACCCTTAACTTGCATACACCAAGTTTTACTTTTTACATATCTTGCGGGAATATTACTGACTAGATTACCAAAGTGATCTATATATTGAATACAACCAGCTACACCGTTTGTATTTTCCCAACATTCCCCAATATCCAATTTTACCAAAGTTTCAGGATTGATTTCCCTTCCTAGTTCTTGCAGATTAACACCACTTGCTAGATGCGCTGCTACTGGTGCAAAGATATCTCTACCGTGAAATGTGCTGCTAGGTTGGGATGTGCGCCAAAAGTTAATATTTGTTAATTCTACGGCTGTAATTACCGAATGCTGGGAAATTATACCGCTGAAAATACCGTTATCGGGACCGACAAGATAGCCGTGACCTAATTTTACAGCGATCGCTCTCCTTTGACTACCTACCCCCGGATCTACCACTGCTAAATGTACTGTACCCTTGGGAAAATAATCATAGGCATTCATCAAGCAAAACCTAGCTGCGGCAATATTTTGCGGTGGAATCTGGTGTGTTAAATCTATCAAGGTCAAATTCGGGTTGATTTGGGTAATTACTCCCTTCATTACCCCTACATAAACATCATGATCCCCAAAATCACTCAATAAAGTCAGGATTTTTGATTGACTCATTTATTCATGAAACCAGGCTTGACTATTAATATAGATAATATTATAATTTTCTGTAACAAGAGCTACAAAAAGTATGTTATGTTAGAATTACATGACATAAAAATAAACATCAAGAGGTTATGGCAATGAGTAGCAATAGACTACAAGCAGTTCAAAAAGCTGAAGAAGCACACAGACAGAATATTCAAAGAAGCGTAAAACATCGCTTGGAAGTTGCCAGAGCCAAAGATGATGAAAACCTGGTTCGTCTGTTGGAAGCGGAACAGGCTTATTATAGTTAAGGCGGTTAAGAAAAACTTTTAAAATTTCTAGGGCGTTGCTGAATTAGGGTATGAAACTGAAAAATCAATGATTTCAAACTCTTACTCTCTGTGACTGGAGTGCCTCTGCGTGAAACAAAATCATACTCTTAATCAGCAATGCCTAAAATTTCTAGTATTGTTGTGTGTAGACCTGCGAAAGCAGGTTTTTTTGTAGGGGCATTTAATCAAATCTAAGCAAAAAATCAGGGTGAGAAACATTCCCACCCCAAAAGAGTTTTGATTTTAATTGCTATCTAATCAGCATTGAGGATTTTAGGAACTTTGAAAAAATCGCCTTCCTGTTCAGGTGCGCTGCTGAGGATAGCTTCTCTATCAGGATAGGGTTGTAAATTATCTTCTCGTGTCACATTACTAACATCAATTGCTCTAGTTGTCGGCAGTATATTGCTGACATCAAGTTCGCTCAGTTGCTCGATATACTCCAGAATACTACCGAGTTGGGTAGTAAATATCTCTTCTTCATCTGGTGTCAATTCTAACCGAGCAAGATTAGCGACTTTGTGGACTTGTTCACGATCTATCATAGTTTGTTAATGGGAATAGGGAATAGGGAACAGGGAACAGGGAACAGGGAACAGGGAACAGGGAACAGTGAACAGAGAACAGGGAACAGTGAAGAGGAAAGAAGCAAAAGTTCTTGACTTTTGACTTTTGACTTTTGACTTGATTTGTCCCCAGTCCCCAATTCGTTAAAAGAATACGTCAATTTGCGATCGCCCGGTAGTTTTTAACCAGTTTTGCGCTTCAATGTAATTATTGGGAGCCATGCGAATTGCTCTCACCCAATAATCTGCGGCTTGGTCAAAAAGAGCTTCTCCAGCGTCATTATCACCTTCTTCCTTAGCTTTTTCACCTTGGAAGTGATAAATCACAGCAATGTTATTCAAGGCTTGGGGTAGACGAGGATTCAACTCCACAGCCTGGTGATAGTATTCTAAAGCTTTGATGTGGTCGCCATTACTAGCATAAATCAACCCCATATTGTAGAGAATATAACTTCTGTCATTGGTGTCTTCCTCTAGAGTCAGGGCTTCTTCATAGTAATCCAGTGCTTCAGCATATTCACCTTCTGCCTGGGCTGACATTCCATCTCGATAATAGACAAATGCTTCCTTAGCTTTTCTGTTGGTTGGCAGCAGTTTGAGGATCAAGTCTGCCATGACGGTAAAGGACTTGTCAACAAAGTTATCGTTTTTCTGTGTTCTTGGCATATTTGCCCCTCTAATGACTCAAATCAAGCAGACTTTTCAGGAACTAAATTCTTGGCAACTCTTTAGTTAATCTAACTGATTTCTGGTTGCTTCTCATCTTTCAACAGTTTTATGCTTAAATCGAGACTCTGGCCTGTAGAGCTTCCCGTGCTTGTTCTCGGT includes these proteins:
- the dprA gene encoding DNA-processing protein DprA translates to MKSESAYWVAWAQISGIGPILLQRLQQHFGNLETAWKASPGELRKVEGFGFQTLEKVVQQRSRLNPEQLLIQHQQINPNFWTPADPEYPQLLREIPSPPPLLYYRGEVDLQENAAQKPLVGIVGTRQPTEYGIKWTRQISTALAKNGFTVVSGMAEGIDTESHSAAMKAGGRTIAVVGTGVDVIYPQKNRDLYKQILSSGIVISEYPAKTAPNRTHFPRRNRIIAGLSRAVLVMEAGIKSGALITANHANEFCRDVYALPGRVDDQPSQGCLKLISQGAGLINQQLSELLTMLGAIPQIDIETPIAKSAPLPKPNLEPELQQVIDTLAVDALPFDFIVQKTGMDAGLVSSSLLQLELMGLVSQLPGMRYQKI
- a CDS encoding DUF2301 domain-containing membrane protein, whose translation is MTTQTLSTPEVYQGQFGDFTITKSDRTGVIIYRTSLMIAAISFAIGSGLALFYPHEPAAIQAITPLYTCFSLALGVSLLTIHIYMKLLHQILQLFWIIGSISAFIFGHFDSQAFAMTVYNQPLTLFGVGFTFAALTGIFFKEGFCFHRLETKILTPLVPLLLLGHLTGILSTQAEQVLLGIWAIFFLIFALRKTVQNIPADIGDKSVFDYLENQRLAKIQS
- a CDS encoding SAM hydrolase/SAM-dependent halogenase family protein produces the protein MSQSKILTLLSDFGDHDVYVGVMKGVITQINPNLTLIDLTHQIPPQNIAAARFCLMNAYDYFPKGTVHLAVVDPGVGSQRRAIAVKLGHGYLVGPDNGIFSGIISQHSVITAVELTNINFWRTSQPSSTFHGRDIFAPVAAHLASGVNLQELGREINPETLVKLDIGECWENTNGVAGCIQYIDHFGNLVSNIPARYVKSKTWCMQVKGLTIPGCAAYSDVQVGEALALVGSHGWVEIAINGGNAQIQLQVNWQDGLQVLFLQSC
- the gatC gene encoding Asp-tRNA(Asn)/Glu-tRNA(Gln) amidotransferase subunit GatC produces the protein MIDREQVHKVANLARLELTPDEEEIFTTQLGSILEYIEQLSELDVSNILPTTRAIDVSNVTREDNLQPYPDREAILSSAPEQEGDFFKVPKILNAD
- a CDS encoding photosystem I assembly protein Ycf3 translates to MPRTQKNDNFVDKSFTVMADLILKLLPTNRKAKEAFVYYRDGMSAQAEGEYAEALDYYEEALTLEEDTNDRSYILYNMGLIYASNGDHIKALEYYHQAVELNPRLPQALNNIAVIYHFQGEKAKEEGDNDAGEALFDQAADYWVRAIRMAPNNYIEAQNWLKTTGRSQIDVFF